TAATTTTCTTATGATTCTCatattattctcatttctttgaaaTGCCATTTGTTATCATTTCCAAAAAAGCAACAAcatactggctcagatggtaaagcgtctgcctgcaatgcaggagacctgggttcgatcccagggttgggaagatcctctggagaaggaaatagcaacccactcctgtattcttgcctggaaaatcccatggatggaacctggtaggctacggtccatggggtcacaaagagtctgacacaactgagtgacttcacttcacatgcagTTAGGAACAAGCTattcactatttttattattaattaatttttacattttctcaagTCTTTGAAATGGtttttcatttcaacatgtaGGAAAAATAACTAGATTTTTctactgagttttaaaaattgttttatcaCTTCAACGTGGAAACAATGAACACATCATTAATTactattacatttttctttcttactaagTCTTTAAAATGCAGTCTGTTTTCATTTAAACAAGGAAACACTATACACAAACtactaattatttttctattctattttttgtTACCAAATTGTTGACATTTTCTGTGTTACCCTTTCAACATATAAACACTAGGAACAATCTATTAATTAACGGTATTTTCTCTTAGTAAGTATTGAAATGCCTTGTTTTATCACATTGACTTGGAAACATATGAGCAGGTaactattttaacatttttcttactAATTCTTTGAAATACAATGCTATCATTTTAACATATAACAATATAAAGAATTTACATTCTCTTATCTTTACTGTTTTTGATATGCAGTatgttatcatttcaacatgtaaacaGTATACATAAATGATTAATCAGTTATTCTACATCCTTTGTTTCTTATTAACTCTTGGATACACAGTGTGCATTTAACACTTAGGGTACATCACATTTGAGGATAACCAAATTTCTAGACCTCAGTATTCACATATGCTTAGTGTGCACCATACTGAACAGTGCAACTCTAGTGGAAGAGCAGACAGAATAAATACATATGGAACAATGTACACCATGAAGGAACTGTACATGGTACATTAAGACAAAGAAACATCAGAATAAACCTACTTAAATGGGGAAATAAGAGACAACAGAAAACCTATCTGAGGAGGTAACATTCAAGCCATGATGTGAGCACTGAGCAGCTATCCAACAGGACAAAAGAGGCCAATATCATTTGAGCCAATCATGTaagggaaaatgtaaaaaaaaaaaggggggggggaggagCTTTATGGAGGATAAATAAGTTCTCAAGTGCCCTAGGGAAAACAGACAAACTAGTAAACGATAGGAGTATCTACACTTTGGTGAGATcagggactttatttttttttagtatgtggAAAAGTACCTAAATCATAACAGATACCTGGTGAATGGGTGTGGAATAGCCAGTAACAAAGCCAGGGTTCTGAGACCTGAGAAATCAGGCAGTAACATGCTGATGAAGATACCACTAGGTAGTGGGCatagtctgtttctttttacctGCATATGTGTCCTGATAAACAACCTGAGCGAATCAGAAACGGAGGAAACTTGCAGGTCCCTAGAGAGCAAAATTTCTCAATAACTACCACCTCTAGGAAGAATTTCAACAGATCTGAATTGTGTCAAGTGCCCACAGATTGATAAATGGAccagtgtggagaaggaaatgatatgaTGTATTATGCCTTGGTCAGCTTATATCACATAGCCATAACTTGGTTAGTAATGAGAAGAAGAGGTAGGGGGCAGTGAGCAAGAGATCCAGAGGACCTTTCAAATTCgtctatttcctttttaaagtttttcttttatggagGTCAGTTACATATCCAACACTCCTAAACCCCAGTTTTCTGGAACAGTAGAACTTTGTATATGTATCTCTACAAACTTGGGCTTCAGGTAAAACAATGAACACTTAATAGCCAGGCATCAGTGATGAAACACTTCTTATATAGCGGAAATCACTAAGAATAAGTGGCCCATTGCACGTGATCCTGGTGTAACATGTGCAGCATCGCCTTGACCTGGGCCTGAACTTCGGCGAGTTTCTGTCGGTTCAAGCTGTGATGAAAATTCCTCTCCTGGTAACAATGGACAGGAATAGGATAAATCACATGCCTCAGCCTTGGCAAGGATGTCAAGTGCTGCAGAAGGCTTCTGAGCACAGGCATCGTAATGGGGTTGAAGGCAAAGTTAAAAACACGGAGGTGGACACATTGGTTCAGGTTGGGGATGATGGCCAAGAGAGCAGAATCAGTCATCATACAATTATTTATCTCCAGATGTTGCATGGTGCCTGAGACCTTCTCCAGCAGAACCTGGAAGGGTTCATAAGCTTCTGAAAAGAAATCATTGTTATTGAGATTCAATACCCTGAGCTGGGTAGCCTGAGAGCTCTGGGACAGGGAAGTGACATCTCTGATAGAAAGGccacagaaagagagacacagggTATCCAGATGAGGTGGCAGGActctgaagagagaaaaagtaagTTTATTGCAGAAGAATGACAGCAAAGAGCCCCACATTACAGGAATATATTCCTCTAGAATAAACTGCTATATACTAGTTTCCAATAGGTGGTTATCAGTGTGGACTTTAGGATCAGAGATTATAAATTTGGGACCCTGAGAAAGTTACTTTACCACTCTCAGGAAGAGGGTTTTAACCTTGAAAATGTGCACACCAGTAATTATCATACAGGGTTACGAGAaggattaagtgaaaaaaatcacatgcactcagtatatacaaaataataaggGTTGGATCTGGTTCACTTATTTGGTGAGGATGGGTCTAGGAAAGCAGCCAACTGAGGGTTTCCTTTACTTTCCAGATGACAAGCTCTCCATTCAAGGGTCTAAGCCTTCAGGAAAATACAGGAGCAAAATTATCTGGCAGTGTTAACTCTTGTGACCCATCCACGGGCATGTGCATTAGAACTACAACTTAATGTTTCTCTCTGAGTGCCTCCCCTTCCTCTCTAGAGAGCTATAAAGTCCAGGAGCAAAAGGACTGAGTCTTTTTCAGAAATCTGTGTAGAAACATGTTCTGTCTGCCCGCGgtcactgaatgaatgagtgagcacAGCTTCCTTCACTAACCTCATCTGCCCCTCACCATAAGGTACCCCATTTTCCCCCAGCTAGGTTCAAACTCCCAGCAATGCCTACACTGAGGTGAAAGAAAACATAGCTTACTAGGAGcataggaagatgcaagaatgGTCCCTCTGTCTTAACAATGAGGTTTTCAGGGAACCCAGATTTCTCCCAACCCCCTCACCTGAGCAGTTTGTGCAGTTGATCTTTGAGGTAGAAGAAAGACAACCTGAGCTCCTGGAGGTTTTCCAGCTGCCCAAGCAGGATGAGAAAAAACCTGAAATTCCTTCCCTTATAAGACCTAAAGGGGGTGTTAGACAAACTAAGGCTGCGCAGGTGGGTCATTCCAGCAAAAAGGGTGACGATCTCATTCGGATAGGCCTGATCCATTGTCAGATGATCAATGCACCCCAGATCCAGAATCTGAAGGATACGTTTGTTGGCAGACATTCTATTGATTCGCAAATCTCTACAGCAGAGGTGCAAGAACCCAGAGCTCTGCTCAACTTTGTTACAGAGGAAAGTGAGAAACTGCTGTGTTCTCAAGGTATTATTGAGGGAAATATCCACTAGTAATTCCATGGTTCCCTGAGCTGACTCAACCTCAGACCCGGAATTACCCATCCCAAGGCACCTGGCACGATGCTGAGTGTTTTCTAAGTTAAGGACAGCGTGCTGAGAGTATTTGCATGACTGTAAACAGAAAGGGAATGTGAGCCTGACATGAGAGCATGTTGTCTTACACTTTGAGTTGTGCCTTAAATCTAGGATCTTCAGTTTGTGGCCCCTGTAAGGAGAGAAGACAGAACACATGAAATGTGGTTGATTGGAACATAACCCAGCAAGATCAATGGTGGGAAATGGAGAGAACACCTGAATCCTGGTTTTCACTTCATCACCATTCACCAAGAAGTCCTTTCCACACAAACTGAGCATCTTTCATTCTTTCCCCACACTTCCTTCACCTCTGATTTTACCCTGTCTCAATGCCCATTTCCCACTTCTATGTAATCACAGTCAAATTCATTCATAGTACCCTCAATCACCTCTATTCTTTAATCAACTCTATAAGACAATGAAATACTGAAGGTGACCCCAACTGCTGAACTCATTGGCTAGTGTTGGGAGAAGGGTAGATACTCCCCTGCCCCAGGCTACAGCATACCCTCCTGCTGACCCCCTATAAATCTTCTGGTCACAGACTTACCTAGAGGAAGAGTTCTGGGCTGGGGGGATAGGCAGACCATCAATCATGGCTTCCAAGATGTCATAGTATGACTCCTGTGCCTTCAGTGACCCAAGATGGAGACAGTGAAAAGGCCAGACCCTCACCATTGCTTTTAGGATCTTCTTATGCCCACCCAAGAAGGCAGTGCTGAACAATGGAAGAAAGAGACCTCTTGGGATTTTCTCCAGAGCATGCATCACTGCAGGCTCACTACTCAGCAGACTCTTTGCAGCAAGCTCGAAGAGTGTGGCTGTGATCTTTTGGTCCATCTTCACAAACCTGCTTCAGAATGGAGAATATTTAGAAGTTCTGGGAAGAAATCTATAGTCTCTTGTTTGTTTCCGGGGATAGCTATGGACAAAATGCTTATTGAATAAATATATGGGCAAATTGTATGGCCAACTCAAGTGACCTCTCCTCTGGGAATAGAATGAAAATAGacttgtgtgtgtatttaattatatacatgcacacatacacacatttacatAAGATAAAATGCCATTATAAGTCATAGGTAAGTTAGCAGAAGCCAATCTTGACCTTCCTCAAATTATTTCTTCCCAAAAAGACACAAACCAATAAGAAGGAAAATGTGCATCAGCATAAAAGCCTCACAATTCCTTTAAAATGGAGAATgccaaaaattcaaaataattgtgaataaaacaaaaatcatgaaaTCGCAGCATGATTTTTCATACTCCCATGACTAGGCTTTGTGGCAGGAAAAAAGACAGACATAGAAATCTTCCAAGAGATAGAGAGGAAGGAAGATGGGAAAGGGCTTAGAGCAGATCTAAAACTATAGcagaatgactaagcacagaatGCATCTAAAATTACTGAAAAGGTGTCCTAGAATATGAGAGCATGGACTGCAGGGGAGGAATTCCTAACAGGAGCTTTTTAAGGGACATGGATGACTTAAAAGTGCAGTTTTTGAAAGATACAGCTTTTAGGGAAGAATAAGGCAATGAAGAAGGGAGAAGCCTCTGTTGGCACTTGGGTAATGatgggaaaaataaacagaagggaAAATTAAGGATCTTGCAATACATAAGAAAACCACAAATCAGAGTACTCATGACTTCTCCCTCAATCTCCAAAACAAATAAGATGAAAAGTTGACATAAAGATTTTATATTCAACTAAGAAAGCTACTAGAGTAGGGGTCAGTCTTCAGACTGGCCCACTAACCCAAATCAAGCCCACTgcttgattttatatataaagttttattggaacaaagCCACGATCTCTCATTTATGTACTGTCTCTGAATGCTTTGGCACTACAGTTGCAAAGTTGAGTAGAGTGACAGCAACACTGCGACCCAGAAACTTACAATATACCCTACACGTCTCTTTACAGAATATTTGCCAAGCAATCTTCTAAAAGAGGAACTGAGATGGTGTTCCAACAGGTGATGAGAAGGAAAACCTCACCAAACTATCTAACGGTGAGTATTTTACATGTAATAC
This Budorcas taxicolor isolate Tak-1 chromosome X, Takin1.1, whole genome shotgun sequence DNA region includes the following protein-coding sequences:
- the LOC128069367 gene encoding melanoma antigen preferentially expressed in tumors-like yields the protein MDQKITATLFELAAKSLLSSEPAVMHALEKIPRGLFLPLFSTAFLGGHKKILKAMVRVWPFHCLHLGSLKAQESYYDILEAMIDGLPIPPAQNSSSRGHKLKILDLRHNSKCKTTCSHVRLTFPFCLQSCKYSQHAVLNLENTQHRARCLGMGNSGSEVESAQGTMELLVDISLNNTLRTQQFLTFLCNKVEQSSGFLHLCCRDLRINRMSANKRILQILDLGCIDHLTMDQAYPNEIVTLFAGMTHLRSLSLSNTPFRSYKGRNFRFFLILLGQLENLQELRLSFFYLKDQLHKLLRVLPPHLDTLCLSFCGLSIRDVTSLSQSSQATQLRVLNLNNNDFFSEAYEPFQVLLEKVSGTMQHLEINNCMMTDSALLAIIPNLNQCVHLRVFNFAFNPITMPVLRSLLQHLTSLPRLRHVIYPIPVHCYQERNFHHSLNRQKLAEVQAQVKAMLHMLHQDHVQWATYS